One Tissierellales bacterium genomic window, CTACTAAATCTTCCTCTATACTTTTACAAAGTACCAGTGGAGGAATGGAGACTTGGAAAATTTGGCTTTCTCTTATGTATTTAATAATTGCATCTATCGTATTGTTCTATATAGTATGGAAAAAATTTGATGATTTTGCTATAAAGGAAAGTGGTGATTAATTATGTATAGTAGCTTTGTAAAAAGTGAATTTAAAAAATGGAGTAGAGATTCTATGATGGGATTTATGGCTGTATATCCAATTTTATTTGGGATTATAGGAAGATATTTTGTTCCTTGGTTAGCAGACAAAAATGGTTTCAGTATAGATTTATATGCAGATTTAATAATAGTCATATTGACTTCAATGGTTCCTATTTCTTTTGGAGCATTAATTGCTTTTTCCATCCTTGAAGACAGAGAAGATAATATACTTACATCTGTAAAAGTTACACCCTTAAGTATTAATCAGTTTTTATCCTTTAGATTTATTATGGTTTTGGTTTTAACCTATATTACTACTGTATTTGTAATTTGGTTTTCTAATATTGGAAATTTGCATATAAAAAAAATATTAACCATTGCTTTTTTAGCATCTTTGGAAGCGCCTATGTATGGATTATTAATTAATTCTTTATCTAGCAATAAAATTGAAGGTTTTGCCGTAATGAAGGGGTTAGGGACTTTAATAGTATTTCCTATTATAGCTTTATTTTTCGTAGATAAAAAGGAATTATTTTTTGCCTTTGCACCGGGGTTTTGGGTGACTAAGGCTATAAGTAGCATAATTAGGGGAGAAGAAATACTTTATCTAACATATAATCAATATTATTTTATAGGTCTTACTTATCTAGTAATACTGAACCTTCTATCCTATAAACTTTTTAAAAAAAGAGTAAAAGTATAGATATGTGATAAAATGATTTTGGGGTGGTAATATTGAAAGAAAACAAAGGAAAAACCTTTGAAAAAAGAAATGACCTAATAAATGCAGCTCTACTGGAGTTTGGAGAAAAGGGTTATGAAAATGCCTCTCTTAACAATATATTAAAAGAAGCAGGTATAAGTAAGGGAACTTTTTACTATCATTATGAAAACAAAGAAGACTTATATATGTATTTAATGGATATACTTGTGGAAGAAAAATTTAAATTTCTCTCTAGAAGGATGGATAGTATAGATGTCAATGAGGATATATTTACCAAATTAAAATTAACAATAAAATTAGGAATGGAGTTTGCCAGTAAAAACCCTCAAATTAATAAATTCTCTCAAAGCTTTATTAAAGAATTTGGAACAGAGTCTCAGAATCAAATAATGGAAAAATATTTTATTGATAGAAGCGGTTATTTAGATGGTTTAACTAAAAAGTATGACTTTGAAAGTATAGATTATGTAGGGGAATTAATTGAAGAGGGCTATGCCAGAGGTGAAATAAGAGAAGATTTACCTAAGAAATTTGTAAAACAAATAGTAAATTATTTATTCTATAATTTACAACGGATTGTTAATACTGATAATCTAGATGAATACGGAGCTGCTGCTAATAATTTGGTAGATTTTATTAAAGGTGGTTTAAAAAATAATAATT contains:
- a CDS encoding ABC transporter permease: MYSSFVKSEFKKWSRDSMMGFMAVYPILFGIIGRYFVPWLADKNGFSIDLYADLIIVILTSMVPISFGALIAFSILEDREDNILTSVKVTPLSINQFLSFRFIMVLVLTYITTVFVIWFSNIGNLHIKKILTIAFLASLEAPMYGLLINSLSSNKIEGFAVMKGLGTLIVFPIIALFFVDKKELFFAFAPGFWVTKAISSIIRGEEILYLTYNQYYFIGLTYLVILNLLSYKLFKKRVKV
- a CDS encoding TetR/AcrR family transcriptional regulator, with translation MKENKGKTFEKRNDLINAALLEFGEKGYENASLNNILKEAGISKGTFYYHYENKEDLYMYLMDILVEEKFKFLSRRMDSIDVNEDIFTKLKLTIKLGMEFASKNPQINKFSQSFIKEFGTESQNQIMEKYFIDRSGYLDGLTKKYDFESIDYVGELIEEGYARGEIREDLPKKFVKQIVNYLFYNLQRIVNTDNLDEYGAAANNLVDFIKGGLKNNN